A single window of Luteipulveratus halotolerans DNA harbors:
- a CDS encoding glycosyltransferase family 2 protein produces MPATSMLPTVGVVLLHMGDRPVELAEALRTLRAQQGVELDVVLVGNGWEPTGLPEWVRTVHLPDNVGIPEGRNVGAAEAQGELLYFYDDDASLPTPDVLARLARVILGDPSVAVAQPRGLDPTGKPAPRRWVPRFDVEGGGKAGPATWFWEAVFMVRREAFEQVGGWPGHFFYGHEGIDLAWRLVDAGWTIQYVPAVIVHHPATSPARHQVFYRMNARNRVWVARRNLPTPLVPVYLASWTAVTLVRVHDKDALATWFKGFGEGVTGDAGPRRPMSWRTVGRLARAGRPPVI; encoded by the coding sequence GTGCCTGCCACGTCCATGCTGCCCACGGTCGGAGTCGTCCTGCTGCACATGGGCGACCGACCCGTCGAGCTCGCCGAGGCGCTGCGCACACTGCGTGCCCAGCAGGGCGTCGAGCTCGACGTCGTCCTCGTCGGCAACGGCTGGGAGCCGACCGGCCTGCCCGAGTGGGTCCGCACCGTGCACCTGCCTGACAACGTCGGCATCCCCGAGGGCCGCAACGTCGGCGCCGCTGAGGCCCAGGGCGAGCTGCTCTACTTCTACGACGACGACGCCTCGCTCCCGACGCCGGACGTCCTGGCGCGTCTGGCCCGCGTGATCCTGGGTGACCCGAGCGTGGCGGTCGCACAGCCGCGCGGCCTGGACCCCACGGGCAAGCCGGCGCCGCGGCGCTGGGTGCCCCGGTTCGACGTCGAGGGCGGTGGCAAGGCGGGGCCGGCCACGTGGTTCTGGGAAGCCGTGTTCATGGTCCGACGTGAGGCGTTCGAGCAGGTCGGCGGCTGGCCGGGGCACTTCTTCTACGGGCACGAGGGCATCGACCTGGCCTGGAGGCTGGTCGACGCCGGCTGGACGATCCAGTACGTCCCGGCTGTGATCGTCCACCACCCGGCGACCAGCCCGGCGCGCCACCAGGTGTTCTACCGGATGAACGCGCGCAACCGGGTGTGGGTCGCCCGCCGCAACCTGCCTACTCCGCTCGTGCCGGTCTACCTCGCGTCGTGGACGGCCGTGACCCTCGTGCGCGTGCACGACAAGGACGCGCTCGCCACCTGGTTCAAGGGTTTCGGCGAGGGCGTCACGGGCGACGCCGGTCCTCGCAGGCCGATGTCCTGGCGCACGGTGGGCCGCCTGGCCCGCGCCGGTCGCCCGCCGGTGATCTGA
- a CDS encoding SDR family NAD(P)-dependent oxidoreductase, producing MSDPTGPIPAAQTVLITGGTKGLGLELVRDALAQGAKVATFSRTLTPEIEALRDEHPDRLFIASLDINDEAGVKTFLKDASAALGPIDSLVNNAAIGQDSMHLHTSPERIAQIIQTNLTAPLVLTRAFIRHAMAKVGRGRIVMVTSICAQRGYSGLVAYSATKGGLDSAMRTLAREMHGRFMVNSVAPGFFDSEMSSVLGTEQLSTIARRTPSGRMVTPANIAPVVRSMLFDDTNMNGQVVVVDGGGSI from the coding sequence ATGTCTGACCCCACCGGCCCCATTCCCGCAGCACAGACCGTGCTCATCACCGGCGGCACCAAGGGCCTGGGCCTCGAGCTCGTCCGCGACGCGCTGGCCCAGGGCGCCAAGGTCGCGACGTTCTCGCGCACGCTCACCCCCGAGATCGAGGCGCTGCGCGACGAGCACCCCGACCGGCTGTTCATCGCCTCGCTCGACATCAACGACGAGGCAGGCGTCAAGACGTTCCTCAAGGACGCCTCCGCCGCGCTCGGCCCGATCGACTCGCTGGTCAACAACGCCGCGATCGGTCAGGACTCGATGCACCTGCACACCTCGCCCGAGCGCATCGCGCAGATCATCCAGACCAACCTGACGGCCCCGCTCGTGCTGACCCGCGCGTTCATCCGGCACGCGATGGCCAAGGTCGGCCGCGGCCGCATCGTGATGGTCACCTCGATCTGCGCCCAGCGCGGCTACTCCGGCCTGGTCGCCTACTCCGCCACCAAGGGTGGCCTCGACTCCGCCATGCGCACGCTCGCCCGCGAGATGCACGGCCGGTTCATGGTCAACTCCGTCGCACCGGGCTTCTTCGACTCCGAGATGTCGTCCGTGCTCGGCACCGAGCAGCTCTCGACGATCGCGCGCCGCACCCCGTCGGGTCGCATGGTCACGCCGGCCAACATCGCGCCCGTCGTGCGCTCGATGCTGTTCGACGACACCAACATGAACGGCCAGGTCGTCGTTGTCGACGGTGGCGGCTCGATTTGA